CTCCTGCCAGTTCAGAGTTGCTGAGGATGGAAGCTGATCAGTTTTTGGCCTGCCAGTTTGTACTCCTATGAGTTTACTGTACACTTGTCTGCACCTCACCCATAGAACTACGTGATAAAGTGAACTAACCAATGAACTAACTGCACTCCAGATCGCCACGCTGTGCAGATCGCTAGATCAGGCTATCATCCCTTTGACTGACTTGACCACCGTGTTCGCCGATCACTCTCTGTTCCTCGGTCGTGGTCCTCGCCGCGCCGGTTTGAAGCGAGACATATCCTGTGCAATCAAGTTTATGGTGCAATCACCGTGCAATCCAACTAAAAAAAgtctcaaaaaattctgaaaaaaatcttgAATGTGCATCTCAACCTAGTTCATTTATATATACAATTTCAGGGTTAAATTCGTCCTCCTCtggaagttacaaaaaagacaaatttagaTTGCATTTGAACTATTACttttgtcagaaaatttgtctttttttaacTTCTAGAGGAGGACGAATTTGAccctgaaattttatatatagatgaagtAGGTTGAGATGCACATTcaagatttttttcagaattttttgagacTTTTTTAGTTGGATTGCATGGTGATTGCACCTTAAGCTTGATTGCACAAGATATGTCTCCCAAGAAGTACACATGATTATAGTTAGCACGGAGCCCCAGAACCAGGGATGGTCCCAAACCAACGGCAACACTTGATTCAAGCGCCTCCggaccggtccggtccggtccggtgtGAACGCAGTTACGAGGGAGCCATCCGCTTCGCCTCCGCTGGCGTCGACAGTTGACGCACCAACTCTCTGCTCCGGTCAAGCCCGGGGACAGACAGGTCGCCTCCATCCGCGCCCTAGCGAGAAACattcctcgccggcgacctGGATCCGAAGAAGAGCCGCGCGTGCGCGAAGACGAAGCAGCCATCCATCCATGGCCTTCACGAACGCTCGATCATCCTGCCGTCGCCTCGCCGGAACAACCGTTCATGGAGCCCGAGACCCGAACGAACAGAAAGAGTTTGTTGCGACGAGGCACTCCGCCGGCTGCTGCCGCTACTCATTTTATCAACCTTGGCTGCAAAGGAAAAACAGCACGAAAACCAGCGACCGCGACCAGACGAGCCTCCTGCTGTCGTGCGTGCATCTGCCGCGGACCCGACAGtagccagcaccaccaccaccgcaacgagcgcgcggcgccaccgccacctgccCGACCgatcccaccaccaccaccaccaccgctggATATTGTCGTGTGCGCGCTACGGCTCCGCCGCTGTGAATGCCGCAGCGACGGCACAGGCACGGCCGCCGTTCGGTCAACCACACCGCACTAGCGACCAATCGGGAGGGCAGCCGAGGCGAGCGCCCCGCCCGGGCGCGTCCGAGTCCTCGCCGTCATCATCGCGATGGCGCCTCAACTTTCACGAAACGAAGTCACAAAGAGGAAGTGTTCTGAGTTGGATGAACAGTGTTCACTATTGTGATCCACTGTAGTAGGTACTGTTCACGAACACTGTAGCAGGAGGTGTTCACGGGACACTGTGGCTACATGGGCCCTGCGTCGATCGATCCTATCCATCCATGTTCCCTTCAGCAAGTCAGAGCATCCCGATTGCTCCACCCCCACCCACCACTAGAGCGCGCGCgggggacctcgccgccggccgttcACGTCCGCCGTCGCGTCGCGGCTAGCTGGGCCTGGGCGCCCCCGCGAAAACTACGGGTGCAGGTGCATTAAGCGTGATCTCGAAGGGAGGCGAAAGCTCCCCGACCCCGAGTGGCAGACTGGCAACGCATGGTGCGCGCTCCAACTCCATGGTGGGGTTTCTGTTTCTACCGGatataggattttttttttttttacttccgTCTCTCTCAGCGATCAGCCCGAGAAGTCAAGCTGGGTTCTGGACGCCATTCCTGGGCATTCCTGGCCAAACCatctcagtttttttttttgaaagttcaAACCATCTCAGCTTCGATGTCCATGTCACGGCACATAAACGCAGCTTCGATGGCCAAACCATCTCATCTTGTGCTCATCGGGTGGACTTTGCTGGGGACAAATTATCCAGGTTGACTTTTGTATTTTAACCAGACCAGGGGCCACATCAGGCAGGTTGACTTTTGCAGAAGCCCATTGGCGCGCAAATCCCCAGCGTGCCATGTGGAGACGCAAAAACAAGTTGAGGCCCTGAAGCCACATCTCCGACGATTAAGCAATTCATCTGCTGGGAAGGGTACAGACTACAGCGTTTAGTCTATCCTTTTGCTTCCTGTCCAGGACAACACATGTCTGGGCATTTCAAACACGGGAGCGATAGAAAAACAACAAAGAAAGCTCAAAAGTCCAACCATTGCCCCAAGAACATGCCAAAGACGACAGTATCTTATACTGTACTCTGGGTGCAGTAGCTATCTGTGAGCTGTGCTAACGCCATTATTTTTTGGTCTTTTGGTGTTCTTGCCTCCTTGTTTAATCCTGATGCTTTGATACGGTGATGGCACATAGCACCAGGAGCAAGTAAACAAAAGGATGCATAAATGATCCAAGGAGCGTGCAGACGCAGACACAGCACGGGGCGCCACTAATATATACGAGTAATCTGTAGGTTCACGCATCATTATCGTCGTCATCAGCCAGTCAAGCCAATACCCAACGCCGTCATCATGGCATGTTTCACATCGTGGACAGCCGGGAAGTCACTAAGAGAGGCCCTAATGCGAGGAGAATCTtgtccaacccccccccccccccccccccccccggattGATGTCTGAAATTAGCGTAAGCATCTCAGCAAGACTGTACTGCTGGTACGTCTTTTGTCTTCTCTGTTGAAGAAGGCGGAGCGCTTGCGACCACGGTCTACATCTCtacattcttcttcttctcgtcgtcgtgtCACCGTGCAAAAATTCGGAAGAAAAGATCGCCAATAGGTTGTCAGCTGACTCCAATACGCACAAAGGGGTTGGGATCATTGAatagggccgtgtttggatgcataattccaaattttttttccggcacatgtatggagacttaaatctagacgaaataaaaaacgcattgcgactgctgtctgtaaatggcgagacgaatctaatgaacataattaggatgtaattagatgctaaattgctacagtaacgctacagtaaacaatctctaatgacagattaattaggctcattagattcgtctcgtgatttacagacgagttctgtaattatttttgtgattagtctatatttagtaattcaaatgtaaaaagatgctttttcaaaaattttacaacgcgcaaccaaacacggcctgcCTCCGTGTGAATACTCTGACCAATGGAATTGGATTAAAATATttcctctatttttatttagaTATCGTATTAGATttgactaattagatttaataacctttgatcaaattatagaaaaaataataatcatTGCAACatcaaatttgtttcattgagTTCACAATGAAGTATATATTGACAGTGCGTATATTGGATAGTACTGTTTttactatatttttctatagatttagTTGAAATTATTTAAGTTTAACTTAGAATAAATCTAATATGATATATTAATAcaaacagagggagtagagAATTGAATAATTGATGTATCATGCACCTCTCGTGACATCTCATATTCATAGGCCACGCGATAGGCTCGGATTGAGAGTTCTTTCATTCATTCAGTGACAAAACGTTCGGGAACTTTCTTTTACTAAGGGCGTGTTTAGTttcatttttcaaaaattttggaaatGAAATCTTAGCAtttagaagtactaaataaaatttatttataaaactttttacatgaaTGTGttctaaatcgcgagacgaatctaacgagcctaattaatccatcattagaaattatttactgtagcatgacGTTGTCCAATTATGacttaattaggcttaaaagattcgtctcgaaattaCACCCGGGGTTATAGAATGAGTTTTATCAGTTATCCACACTTAAGACttctaattagtgatcaaacgtTCGAAATTACTGTAACactagaaattttttgaaattttaaggaaactaaacacggcctaatcTCTTTACGAAtactcctctcctctctctctagcATTTAATTTTGTACATATTGGACCTGCACGGCTGTACCATAGACATCATTAAGGCCTTATTTAGTTgcctttaaaattttaaaactttacaaaattctccatcacatcaaatctttcggtgcatgcataaaatattaaatataattaaataaaataattaattacacaatttgtctataatttgcgagacgaatttttttgagcctaattaatccatgacgaaataataattaccaaatacaaacaaaagtgatataatatttTACACCCAAAAGTTTAGGCATCTAAACAAGGACTAAGTCTAGTCTTTTCTGAATCCAAACATGATCGAAAGGCTTGGATTAAAGAGAGTTCTATTTTGCAAAACAGCAAGATTAGATAGCTAGCTGTACAAACATGAACAAGTACTTGATACAATACAAGCAGCTCGTTACATTGCCACATAATGTTGGGCCGACAAGCAGTAGTAACCTACGCTGAGTATATGTCAACGGAGTGGTTTGGAGTTTGGGTGTGCCAATCTTACAGACTCTTCTCTCTTCACAGGCGGACAAAGCTAAGAAATTGGACTAGTAATCCTGATTAGTTGGTGATAATCAGGGGATGAAAAGGGTAAAAATGGAAAGATCACCGGAAGCGGCCGGCGAGCTTCCGGGAGCGGCAGCGCGtgacggaggcgacggacgACAAgttgtggagcggcgacgaccgGAGCTCGCAGGAGAAGGCGCCGGGGTCCTGCGGCTGGACCGGGCGGTGACGGCGCCCCGGGCTGGGCCGCACGAGCGGGCTGAGGCAGACGGCGAAGCCCGACGGCATGCTGTTAGTCTGGCGGCGCCGGCACGGGGTCCTCCGCatcggggacggggacggccgCCACGGCGGGTCCGCGGCGGGCGAGCTGCTCTCCTCGCCGCTCCCGTGGCTGTCCCGCTCCGGCGAGAGGCCCCGGTTGCTGACCACGCGGCAGGAGCGCCTGGGCGgagccgacggcggcgaggaggaggcggccttCTTGCGGCGGCGCGGTATGATCCCGACGAGCCAAGAATACTTCTTGCGCTCCCTGGCGCGCCCCCGACGCTTGTCCTCCACCTCCGATCTGTGGTGGTGGCCGAAGAGCGTGGCGAGGACCGAGAACTTCCCCGCGCGCCGCTTCTCGTACTCGTAGCCGATGTCGCCCTCCTcgagcgcgccgctgccgccgtaggccggccccacctgcggtGTCCGGAAGAAGAGCAGGCTCGGGTGGTGCCTgagcgcgccgcccgcgcccgagGCGTCCGCCTTCCTGCGGGACCGGTACGGCGACACCGACCTCGGGAACGCCGCGGGCTCGGGCGCCGGAGGGGGCTGGGCCTGCGCCTGCGCGCGGGGGGGCGGGGAGGACGCGCCGTTCCGCTCGGCCGCGAGCACGAGCAGGCGGTCGCGGAGGCACGTGGcgcagacgccgccgccgccggcgtggagcGGGTGCTTCTTGCACCTCATGCCCATCCCACCGCGGCTCCCCTCATCTCGCCGCCGGAGCCTCGCGCTCCCTCGGCGCGTCCATGGGTGGGTGGATGGATCGAGACCGACGACGACAAGGAGGAGCTCCGAGGAAGCGAGGCGAAATTCCCGACGGCACAGACGCCACCTGCCTTCCTGGCTTTCGGCTGGGTCGCTTGATGGGTTTTTGCTTGGATGGCTACGCGGCAGAggtgcgggcgagcgggcgtgcgcgtgcgcgggcgcgggcgtttGGGCGGATGCGAgggggggagagagggagagggaagagaAGGATCTTTTCGTCTCGATCGCTGCGGCTCCCGGCTTTAAATAAGGTTCCTccggtgggtgggtggggggagggGTGCGGGCGGAGGAGATTGTCTGGTCAGACTGTCAGAGGGACGAGCAGCTCTCCCCCtgcgggcggcggcacggggaCGAACGGAGAGGCAGGCCGGGCTTGGGGCGGCACGAGCGACGGCGACGCTGTGCTTGGCGGCTCGACGGCATCGGCGTTCCGGTCGCTTGTGGCTTTGGCTGGAGCAACGGCGGCGTTGGGTGAGCCGACGAGACCTCATGATTTCGTGGCTGGGTGGTGGTAGCTGCAGTAGATTCGGCGGTTGCCTGGGCCTGGATTGGATTGGACTGGGTCGAGGTCGAGTTCCCTTTGACCTGGCCGGCCCCGTTCCTGGTTTGCGCTGCAGTGGCGTGTGTGCAAgggttttttttaccgaccgttTGGTCGAAACCGCCGGTCTTTCCGATTTACCGATCCAGTTTATCCGATTACCGGTAAAAATTGGACAaagttaaattcaaatttgaattgcaCAGTTCAAACGGTTTTGACCGGTTAGCCGgccggtttggaccggtttgagtggtaaccggccaaattcaattttttttcttttttagtttaaattcaaacttgcttcaaatgctcgcaaagtatgttgttgttgttgttgttgttgttgttgtgtttggtttaaattcaaatgcccggaaagtatactaaatgaatgtttgtataacatgttttagcttaaatgaaccctccaaacctcttttgtactatttttatattaatataATGTATAAcatttttacattgtatttgtatacttttgtatgcaaattttttttgtttaacttcaaatgctcgcaaagtacaCTAAATAAatgaatatttaaaaaaatttgacaccattagattcgtcgcaacttgaagtatttttagaaatttttaaatttttttcattttttagaatttaaatttgaaatttgaatttggaccggtttggaACCgccccaaaccggaaccggtccggtaaaaAATCCCTGCGTGTGTGTGGCCACTGGTTTGTGGTGTCTCGTGGCAGCGTGGTGGATTTGGATTGCCGGAGCGACTACCGGGGCAAATCCGATAGGAAAAAGGTGCGTTTTGGAATTTGGCACGTTTGTTGTCCTTTCCGTGGATGCACGTATCTAGTTGGTGCGAAATCTAACATGGTCGCTACTCGGTAGTAGTACCTAACGGATCCGCCATGCCATGCCTAAAACAGATACTCGTGCCGCCGGTGCCGGTCAAAAGCAGCCACGAAACCAGAAAGGACGCTCTCTTGCATGGAGTGTCACTTGTTACACCTGGGCCtttattccaaaaaaaaacaccTGGGGCCGTGTCGGGAGCATCGAGGACTTCTGGCGCAGATCGGCGGGCCCACGGCCACGTCGGATCCTCGCCGACGACACACGGGCAGACGACCACGTGCGTATTTTTGCCATGCGTTTTGGTAGTACTGCCAAGTACGCAGCGATACTTCCATGCGTCTTCCTCGGTGAGATACTCGAGTGATTCTCCGGTTCCAGCCGCGCCACAGATTGTCGCGTGCCCATCTAAATTTTTGACCGGGAGCCATCGTGTGTGCACGCACGCGCGCGGCTGGTTTTGGCTTGGCTCGATCGCAAGCAGCAGCTCCCACCGCACGGGCGGGCCTCGCGTCATGTCCGGGGATCTCCACAAGAAGCTGTTCCGTCCACGGATCGGAGCCGGACGAGCTCTCTCGTGGTCGTGCGCGTCCAACACCTCGCGGTTTCTTTCTCCATGGTTTTGGTTCGAGGGTACAGCGGACTCTTCAGTCAAGGGTCAGGCGCTCAGCCCAGAGCACGCGAGCGATCGCGACCTGGGTCGCTTGTTCTTCTAGAAAGCCGGAGCTGCTGGTCTTGCCCTGATGGAGGAAGTCGGCAGTCGTGGAGGTGGGTCGAAGATTAGGAGAGCAGACGCCTGCAGTGCAGGCATGCCGAGGGAGGGGGATGCTGTGTTCCTCGCTGTGCCGCCCTGTGTGCAGCTCGACGGCTTTCGTTTCGGGGGCGTTTCGTTTGCTCGGTCCTTTGGAGTTGAGCCTCCGGCAAGACCTCATCATGATTTCGGCGCTGGCTTGGCCCTGTCCGGTTTGGATTGGGTCAAACATCCCTTCGCCTCGGACTCTCGAATGGTCCCGCCCGTTGCAGTTGCTTGTAGTGGCATTGTTTTCAAGATAAGTCTCGCTACATCAATGTTAAAAACCCGGACCAGTATATATTGGTCAAAACATATAATCCCATTCATAAGACGTACGTTGTGGAACACTTTCATTTTTCTCACCCTTTTCTTCATCAATGCACATAAACACGGACATGGTGTTACTTGTGGGCATACTTCCTTTGTCCACAAAAGAATGCAATTATAAGATTTGTGCTGGTCAAACTCGttaaagtttgatcaaatttatagtaaataatattagtATTTATACctctaaataaatttattatgaaaatatactctATAACTTATCTAATGGTAGTTATTTTGTAtcataaattttattatttttatataattttaatcaAAATTCATACTGTATGACTTACTGAAAAGCAAGAATTGCATTCGTTTTTGAATGGAGGGAGCAGTAGTTATTACGTTCCCTCCATCCCTTCAGAATAGCTCCAAATCTAGAAATATTATCCATTAGGATCCGCGTAATATCTtcgcaaaagaaaagaaaaggatcaGCCGCACTAATTAAACACACTGGTTCATTATTCTCTGTCACCATGTTACTATTCAGTATTCACTATCGGTGCCACTTGCTATTTGATGTTCTACAGTACTTGTTTTCTACTACGAGAATATTAGTGTTCGTCTTGTAGCAGGGCCAGAGTAGACGCCCAGACGGCCCCACGGTCATGCTGGATCTTTCGCCGACGAGGCGACCAGCCGACCACGCGTGTATTTCGATACCACGCTTTTTCCGACGGTGAGATATCCAGTACAGGAGGATTCCCTAGTTTCTGCACCGCGCAGAACTGTCACTCGACCAACTAAATTGACCACTGTGCCTGCAGAGTAACCCCCGACGGCCTGCACGCGGCCGGCCCGTTATTCTACGCGTATTTAAAATTCAACCGAAGAAGTAGATGCACGGAGAGCTGGATCGCGTCATGTACCCGCTCTCCAGAAGGTAGCCGCTGTTCCATTCACGGGACGGCGCAGCGATCTACTCTTACGATCATGTCCGCGACTTGGCCTTCCGACTTCCGTCCTCGTCgtcggcagggcggcggcgtcggccgtcACGTCGCGCCCACGGgaaagcggcgcggcggcggacgggttTCCTTGTGCTCCCGGCCTGCCGCCCCGCTCGTCGTCGCGCTCACGCGCCCGCGCGTGCCATCGCGACCTCCCGAAGCTTCGCTGCGCGCGACAGGCCGACGGGGGAAACGAAACGCAGCGGCGCGGCCTGCCTGCTGATCCCGTCAAGGCCGTGGAAAGATCAAGGCGGCGACAGGCTGACAGCTCCTCCTTATCCTCGGCGGCGCCAGTAGAGTCGAAAGTTTACAGGTGTGGAAGCGCGCGCTGCTGCCTCTGTTTACGGAAGcggacgtcgccggcgccggggcggggcgcACACATCTCGCGTTGCTCAGTTCGAATTGGCAAGGAAACGGACAAGGCAAAGCAAGTGTCGCCATTCCGGTGCATCTTCTAGAGCGAAGGTTTCACCACCGTTTCATTTCAGAAACAAAAAGAAGTTTCGTTCCTtccagaaagaaagaaaaaagtttCGCACGGTACAAGCTTGGTTGTTTGGCGTTCACGAGTTCCAGAAAAAGAGCACCGGCGCTCTGCTTATACAAACATAGGAAAACAGCATCTCGGATTACTTAACAACAGAGAGGGCTGATTAGCGATTGACCAGGTATCCCAGTGGCCCCGTCAGCTGCCGAGATATCAGGTGGCGTCAAGGCATCAGCTTCATTTTTAAGTTCtttatcagaaaaaaaaaacttcatttTTAAAAGGAGATGGCGAGACAGCAACATTCGTTATCTTCTGCACTGCATGCTCGGAACGTGAGGATTCAGCCGAACATTTAATCCTATAGGAATCAATGATCTGC
This window of the Panicum virgatum strain AP13 chromosome 1K, P.virgatum_v5, whole genome shotgun sequence genome carries:
- the LOC120713031 gene encoding serine/arginine repetitive matrix protein 1-like, whose product is MGMRCKKHPLHAGGGGVCATCLRDRLLVLAAERNGASSPPPRAQAQAQPPPAPEPAAFPRSVSPYRSRRKADASGAGGALRHHPSLLFFRTPQVGPAYGGSGALEEGDIGYEYEKRRAGKFSVLATLFGHHHRSEVEDKRRGRARERKKYSWLVGIIPRRRKKAASSSPPSAPPRRSCRVVSNRGLSPERDSHGSGEESSSPAADPPWRPSPSPMRRTPCRRRQTNSMPSGFAVCLSPLVRPSPGRRHRPVQPQDPGAFSCELRSSPLHNLSSVASVTRCRSRKLAGRFR